TTAAACCAAGTACTTCAATATCTGGAGACTGAAACGCAAAAAATATTGCCATTGCATCATCGATGCCAGGATCCGTATCTAAAATTATCTTATGTGCCATTAATAATACTCTAGTGCGTTTTTTATTTAGTGTGCTTTGCCAAGAAACGGTCTACTTCTTTCTGCGTAGGAATACTCTGCGCAGCGCCCTCTCGGGTAACCGCAATAGCAGAAGCTGCACAACCTCTAATTAATGCACGTTTCGCATCAGTGTGAGTACTGTAAGCAGATAAAAAGTAACCTATAAAAGTATCGCCAGCGGCTGTGGTATCTACTGCATCAACAGAAAACGCTTCCACTTCTATGGTATCGTTTCCTCTTAACATCATTACACCCGCTTTACCTAGTGTAATAATAACTTCGCAATGAGACCACTGCTCTTTAAATACCGTAAGAATATCGTCTAATTCTTCTTTATCCGTTAATGCTGCTGCTTCCGTCTCGTTTACAATCAGTAAATCGATACAATCTAAAGGAAGGGCTTTAACCGACTCACTCATAGGTGCAGGGTTAAAGGCAACTTTAAGCTGACTTTCTTTTGCCAAGCGAAGTACGTCAGCAATACTGCTGGTTTCGTTTTGGGTAAGTACCCAATCAGAAGACGACGTATCTAACAACGCTTTGTTTACGGTATCGGCAGTAATGGTTTGGTTTGCGCCACCAAATAACACAATAGCATTTTCGCCACTGGGCGTTACTTGAATAATGGCATGACCTGAAGGGGTTTCAGAGCATTTAACACCACGACAATCTACGCCTTTTTTAATTAGCGTTTGTTTGAACGTTGCGTCATTTTCATGAATGCTGCCTACGTGACGAACATCTGCACCGGCTTGCGCTAGGGCAATTGACTGGTTCGCACCTTTACCACCAAGTAATTGTTGGTAGTGAGTAGACGCAAGAGTTTCACCAGGTTGAACGAAGTGATCTACCTGATAAACATGATCGATATTAATAGAGCCAAAATTTATTATTGCCATTTCTTCTTCCGTCGAAAGAGGGCGTCTCCCGAAATGCCGCTGTTCATCGTTCGCCCGTGAACCGAAAGTTCAGGGCGGAAGCATCACTATGGCCGTAGGCTTCTCGATACGAGCCGAGCTTGCACAGTAGCCATGGTTTCAACTTCCTAGTTTAATAGCATCGGCCAGGGACAAGAGTGAACTGGCGAACATTCCAGGAAACATTGTTATTGTATAACGCAACAGGGTATATCAAACGCGGTGTGGGGTGAAGTAGATCACCAAAGCGCCAATGAATTATTTGCGTAGCTAATTTAACCATTACTGATGAGATTCGATAAATCCAATCTTGACCAGTTGGTCAGCAATTATACACGCTATTCACTTAAGCTCAAATTTGCTTCGCTTAAGTGAGGTCTGTTTTACTCATTTACCTTAATCTGCTGCAAAGGAAGTTCCATATCCAGTAACGACGATCATAGAGCAATTGATCCTAGGTTGCCAGTTAAAACCCATAAGACCAGTACTACTTGAATAACATCTGACCAAATCACCAATGGTGTGTTTTATAGCGCTATTTTGCTAATATTAAGTTTCAACGAAAAAGGAAACCTATTTGTGGAAAAACAGCTCGATTACGACAGCGTTAGCAACAAGTTATCGCAACACGGCATAGTGGTAGATGGCGCCGAAGTTCACGGTATTTTATGTGGCATGTTGTGTGGCGGAATGTCGCTAACCGATCAGAAGTGGCTTTCTGCATTAAGTGACACTATTAATCAAGGTGAAAACTTCAACGATGCGACCACTTATCTGTTAAACACATTGTTTAATCAAACGTGTCAGCAGTTACTTGAACCTGAGTTCGCCTTACAGTTAATGCTGCCTGACGATCAAGCCCCTATCAATGACAGAGGCGAAGCGTTAATTAATTGGGTGCACGGCTTTATGTTAGGATTTGGCTTACACCAGCAAGATTTAATGCAATGTTCTGCCGATGTAAAAGAAGCATTAGAAGATTTTGCTGACATCGCCCGTATGGAAGAACCTATGGATGCCGATGAAGAGTCGGAACGCGCCTTATTTGAAGTGATGGAATATGTGAAGATATCCGCTATTTTGTGCTTTAGCGAATTAGGGCAGTCTTTGCTTGATGATCAGCAAGATAAGCCATCTGTTCATTAAATAAATAATCTCAAGCTTGTTGGAACGCGTAAGCAATAAAACGTTGTTCCATAAGGCATGAGTGAAGTGACAAGTAAGGGTAATCTTTCGAATAGCATGATCGTCATTAGATGCATGAGTTTTATAATATTGATGAAGAAAGGCGAATGAGATGATTAGTGCGCAAGAATTTATCGCTCGTCAAGATAGACTGTTAGCGCAATGTTTGCCTAATAGTGTCTGTGTTATTCCGGCAGCAGGTTTAGTGACCCGAAGCCGAGATACTGAATACTTGTTCAGACAAAACAGCGACTTTTGGTATTTAACCGGGTTTGAAGAAGCCGACGCTTGGTTAATTTTATCGAATCATCCACGCTATGGTGAAAGTTATCGTGCCATGGTGTGTTTACCAAAAGATAAAGACGCTGAAATTTGGCAAGGCAGACGTTTAGGCGCAGAAGCGGCACTATCACGCTTCAGCCTAGATGAAGCCTTTGAGCTATCTGAACTAGGCGATGCTTTGCTTGAATCACTTCAAGGCCAAGACCATCTTTATTTCGCCTTAGGTGAAAATGAAGAAGCCGATGCACAGGTGAATAGCGCTGTTGCTACTTTGCGCAATGCACCAAAAGAAGCCTTAGCGCCCAAAACTATTACCGACGTTCGCCCTATTTTGCATGAAATGCGGGTGTTTAAATCGGCCTGTGAAGTGGCCATGATGAAAGCCGCCGCAGAAATTACCGCCCGCGCGCACAAGCGGGCTATGCAATATGCCAAACCTGGCTGCTTCGAATATCAACTGGAAGCGGAATTACATCATGAGTTCGCTATGGCAGGTGCTCGCGCGCCGGCTTACAGCACAATTGTGGGTAGCGGTGAAAATGCCTGTATTTTGCATTACACCGAAAATTCATCGCAAATCCAAGACGGCGATTTAGTACTAATAGACGCAGGCGCTGAATTTCAGGGTTATGCCGCAGACATTACCCGTACTTTCCCCGTAAATGGTAAATTTACTAAGCCACAGCGCGAGATATATGAGTTGGTGTTAAAAGCACAAGAGAGTGTATTGGCCATGCTTGGGCCAGGTATTACCTTAACCGATGCTATGACCCACAGCGCTGAAGTCATCACCGAAGGCTTGGTTGCCCTTGGCGTGTTAAAAGGCTCGGTAGGTGAAAACCTTGACCAAAAAGCATGGCGGCAGTTTTACATGCACGGGCTAGGGCACTTTTTAGGCTTAGATGTGCATGATGTAGGTAACTACAAATTGAACGGCCAAGACCGCTTATTAAAACCCGGCATGGTGCTTACCGTAGAACCGGGTATTTATATTGCTAGCGACAGCGATGTGCCTGAACAATACAAAGGTATTGGGGTGCGTATTGAAGATGATGTTGTGGTGACTGCAACAGGCGTAGACATCCTAACCGCCGATGTACCTAAAACGGTGAAAGACATCGAAGCCCTGATACAGCCAGCTAATAAAGAAAGTAAAAAAGAAAATACAAAAGAAGGTTCTAAAGCGTGAGCCAGCAAGACGTAGTGATTGTAGGTGGCGGCATAGTAGGCTGCGTGTTGGCTAAAGGCCTATCTGAACAAGCGGGCCTTTCGGTGACTTTGGTAGATGCCGCCAGCCCCTCAAATGCAGCTAGCTCTTCCAATGCAAGCAGCTCCTCTAATGAAAGCAACGTCTTTAACCCGTTAACCGATACGCGGGTAATCGCCCTTGCTAGGCGAACAGTCAATGAGTTAAATGCCATGGGCGTAGGGCTAGCTGAGCTAGCAAAACAAAATCAAGGCAAAATTGAACATATTGAAGTAAGCGATAAAGGTGGTATTGGCTTAACGAATTTATCGAGCAGTGAATTTGGTATTAATACCTTTGGGCAAGTAGTGTCGCTAAGTGCGCTTACCCATAATGTGATGTCGCAAAGCAAGCAGTATCAGCACATTGCACCCGCCACGGTCACTCATTTAGCCCGTGAAACCGACAGTACGCTAGTCACGCTTAATAACGGCAGCACCATTAATGCAAAACTTTTGGTGATTGCCGATGGTGGTCGCTCTTCACTTGCTCAGCAAGTAGGGCTAACCCGCCACACTGACGATTACCAGCAAGTGGCTATTATTTTCAATGCCCATACTAGCGAGCCTCATCACAACAAAGCTTACGAGCGTTTTACCAAAAACGGGCCCGTTGCATTTTTACCTTTCGACAGTGAAATTAATGGGCATGTGGCGAAAGGAAAGGGGTTTTCCGTAGTATGGACGGTTGCTCGTGAGCACGCGGAATCACTTATTCAGCTTAGCCCTGAAGCGTTTATTCGGCGGTTACAGCAAGAATTTGGTTACCGGCAGGGGCAAATTACAGCCATCAGTGAATTGGCTAGCTACCCACTAGCATTAAGTTACACCGATGCACTTACCAGCCATCGTGCGGTAGTGGTAGGTAATGCGGCCCAAGCGTTGCACCCAATTGCAGGGCAAGGGTTTAACCTTGGACTTCGCGATATTATTACCTTGGTGAACACGCTTAAAGGCGTGACCGATCCGGGGGAATTTAACGTACTTAATGATTACGCCGCCAAGCGCAGTAAAGACAGAACCGCCACTATTACGTTAACCGACACGTTAGTACGTACGTTTTCGAATAGTCATTTCCCCTTAGTGGCAGCAAGAAATATGGCACTAACTGCATTAAATGTGATACCAAGTGCGAAGCGTGCGTTTGTGCAGCAAACCACAGGATATGGGCGCAGTGTTTAAGCTATAGGGCTGGCAGGAAAAAGTTAGTATCAAAAGCCTAGCACCAAGAAGCTAAAACCAAGAAGCTAAAACCAAGATCTAGAACCCAAAAAAACAGAAAAAAAGAGAGCCGATATGCAACATGCCGATATCGCCATTGTAGGCGGTGGAATAGTAGGGTTAACCCTAGCCGCAGCGCTAAAAGACGCGCCGTGCCGTATCGCTATTATAAATAAAGGCTTGATAGACCAGCCACTAGGCGACAAGCCAGGGGCACGGGTTAGCGCAATTAATCAGGCTAATATTAGCGCGTTGAAAAAAGCCGATGTTTGGCAGCATATCGATGCAAGCAGAGCTAACCCGTACAATGCCATGCACGTGTGGGATAAAGACAGCTTTGGTGATATTCACTTTGCAGGTAACGATACTGGGGGTGAACTAGAAAGCGATACCTTGGGCGTTATTATCGAAAATCTTGCTTTAGTTAATGGCCTAGCCCATTCGGTACTAAAGCAAGATAACGTTGTGGTAATTGATACCACCATAGAGCGTGTATTAAGTAGCTCTCAGCAAAACATGCTAATGCTAGAAAACGGCGATGCGCTGTCGTGCAGATTATTAGTGGGCGCCGACGGTGCTAATTCCTTCGTGCGCAAACAAGCTAATTTTCCTATTACGTTTCGCGATTACGAACACACCGCCATTGTTGCAAACATTCGTACCCAACAACCTCATGAAAACGTAGCGCGCCAAGCATTCACGCCAACAGGGCCATTAGCGTTATTGCCTATGCGCGACCCCAATGTATGCTCTATTGTATGGTCGCAAACCCCAGATGCTGCTAAAACCTTACAAGGGTATTCCGATAGCGAATTTTGTAATGCGCTAGTAGCGGCAAGCAACAATGCATTAGGCCCAGTATCGCTTGAAACCTCTAGAACCGCATTTCCGCTAACGATGCGTTATGCCCGAGAATGGGCAAAAGACGGCATAGTGCTGGTGGGCGATGCTGCCCACACTATTCATCCATTGGCGGGGCAGGGGGCCAACTTAGGTATGCAAGACGCATTAGCCTTGGCTGCATTACTCGGCACCTTGTTAGAGGAACAAAAAGACATAGGCCAGCTTCGTTACCTGCGCCCTTACGAGCGAGCGCGTAAAACCGAGGCAATGAAGATGATTGCCGCGATGGACGGGTTTAAATTTTTATTCGATGGCAACGACCCGCTTAAGAAGCTAATTAGAGGTGTAGGCTTAGCCGCTACCGATAAACTTAGCGCGGTTAAACAGGCTTTTGTCAACCACGCAATGGGGCTTTAAACACATTCAGGCACAACCGATCACATTTTCAGTCACGTTATCAGCCACATTCAAGCCGCATACAAAAGCAGCCAAATACGCCCAAATGCATACCAACGATTGAGCTAGGCGCTGTATAACGATACTCTTAAGGTATCTGTTTTATACAAGCGCCTAAATTAATGATAATTCGTCAATTTATCCAGAAAGTTTGTTTTACTTCTTCGTTTACTGTTCGCACCTCTTCACTTACTACCAGTAAGTCTGGGCTAATGGCTTTTGCCTTATTGGCGCTAGCCAGTATAGGATCAGCCAGTGTAGCGCTACCCGCGTTAGCGCAGGCAGATACGCCATCAACGGTTACCATCAGCGACAGCGACTTAGACTTATACCGTACTCACGTTAGTACGTTAGCAAGCGACAAGTTTGAAGGCCGCGGGCCCTTGTCAGCAGGGGAAACCCTTACCGTCAATTACTTGGTGGAAGCCTACAAAGCCCTTGGTTTAAAACCGGCTTTTGGCGATAGCTACACCCAGCCTGTGCCCTTGGCAAAAATTACCCCTTCAGGTGATATGGCCTTAACCTTGGGCCAGCACACCTTTGCTGGTGGCAGTGCATTCACCGCTAGAACCCAACGAATTGTGAAAGACATTACATTAAAAAATAGTGATGTCATTTTTGTGGGCTACGGCATTAATGCGCCTGAATATAATTGGAATGACTACGCCGGGTTAGATGTGAAAGGCAAAACAGTGGTTATGCTGGTGAACGACCCTGGCTTTGCGTCAAAAGACCCTGACTTATTCCAAGGCAATGCCATGACCTACTATGGCCGCTGGACTTACAAGTACGAAGAAGCCGCCCGCCAAGGCGCTGAAGCCGTATTTATTGTTCACGAAACCATGCCTGCTGGTTATGGCTGGGGCGTGGTTGAAAACTCTAACTCAAATACCAAATTCACCTTAGTAGATAACAATAAAAACTTATCTCAAGTTGGCGTAATGGGGTGGTTACATCTTAATACGGCACGTACGGTGTTCGAACAAGCTGGGCTAGATTACGCCGCACTTAAAGAACAAGCAACAACGCCAGGGTTCAAACCTATTCCTATGAAAGTGAAAGCCTCGTTGACCTTTTCAAATACCATCACCCATGCTCAGTCGCTGAACGTAGCTGGCGTATTGCCGGGCGCATCGGCCGCAGACGAGTGGGTAATGTTGCATGCCCATTGGGATCACTTAGGGAAAAGTGAGAAAAACGGTAAAACCGTGATTTATAATGGCGCGGTAGATAATGCCTCGGGCGTGGCCGGAGTGCTAACCCTAGCCAATAACTTGGTAGCACAAAGCGAGCAAACACCGTTTGAACGTACCCTAATGTTCAGTGCATTTACTGCCGAAGAAACCGGCTTACTGGGCGCCGATCACTTTGCCAAAAATCCGCCTATTCCAACCGCTAATATGGTGGCGTTTTTAAATATAGACGGCATGAACGTAAATAACGCGGTAGATTATATTTTGCAGTATGGCGAAGGGTACTCTTCACTTGAAGATGATTTAAGTGCTACTGCCGCAGCGCAAGGGCGCTCGGTGAAGCTCGATCCGCGCCCACAAAATGGGTTGTTCTTTCGCTCTGATCATTTCGCGCTTGCTCGCCAAGGCGTGCCTTCATTATTGTTTATGAGCTTAGGCGATACCGACCCTAATTTTATAGCCAACCGCTACCACAAAGCCGACGACGATTACCTACCAAGCTGGACATTGGGCGGTGTACAACAAGACTTAGCTTTAATTGGCACCATGATGTCTAATTTAGCAAACGGCCAGCAATGGCCGGTGTGGAAACGCGATTCAGACTTTAAGAAAAAACGCTTGATAGACAGACCAGAGGCACCGGCCGCCGGCTTAGTTGAAACAGCGGCTGAAACAGCAGAGTCTGAAGCACCAAAACAGTAGTACGGCTGATATTTAATGGCCGTTCTAAAGCGGCGGTTTAAAACATCTAAACAATAAGCGAATTAACATCTATGAGCTGGGTATTTTTCACCCTTGGTGCGGTAGTAATGCAAACCGTGCGAAATGCCCTGCAAAGCAAACTTAGCGCTCACGTCGATACCGTGGGCGTTACCCTTTCTCGGTTTTTATTCGCACCACCCATAGCCCTAATTTATTTAATTATTCTGCATACAGTTTCACCTCAGCCTCTTCCTTCTTTTGGAAGCTCTTTAGTAGAAGCATCAAGCGCTTCGTTTAGCCTCTCATTTATAGTCGTTGTACTGTTAGCCTCGGTACTTCAAATTGCAGCCACCGCGTTTATGGTGGTGTTATTCAAACAAAAGAACTTTGCCATTGGAGCAGGGCTTGCCAAAAGTGAAGCGCTGGTGGCGGGCGTGCTAGGTATGCTGTTTTTTGGCAGCTATTTAACGTTACTCGGATGGATAGGCATTGGAATAGGTGGGCTAGCCGTATTTGTCTTAAGTAGTGGCAACAAAGCGCAGGGCTTAAGTTTAAAAACCTTGTTGATAGGCATAGCGTGTGGAACCTGCTTTGCACTTACCTCGTTATTTGTTCGCGAAGCCAGCCATATGCTAGCCATGCCTTTTGTGCACAGTGCTGCTTGGGTGTTGTTGTGGGTGTTATGTATTCAGGCCGTTGGTTTAAGCAGTTATATTTTGGTTACCAAACCTCAAGTGTTTAAACAGATTGTTGGGCGTTTACCCCACTGCATTACTATTAGTGCGGTGAGTTGCTTCGGCTCTATATGCTGGTTTACTGCCATGGCGCTGCAACATGTGGCGTTAGTAAAAACTTTAGGGCAATTAGAAGTATTATTAACCTTGCTGCTAGCGCACTATTGGCTTAAAAATAAAGTCACCTTGCAAGAAATAGTGGGCTTGTTACTCATTGCCCTAGCGGCGGTGCTAGTTATGTGGGCCTAGTGTGGGCTTAACCCTCAAAAATAGTCTTTCGGCAGATAAAAATCTATAAAAAGGAATGATGATGAACAAACGCGATTTTCTAAAGCTTTCTGGCGCAGCAACATTGGCCCCTCTTACCTTAGCATCCACCGCAGCTTTCGCTGATGCCAATGACGCTGGGAGTGCTAGTGCAAATAGCAGTTCGTCATCGTTACAATCTATTACTTCTGGTGTTTCGCCCATTACCAATGCCGAGCGTGAAGCGCGTATTAAAAAAGCGCAGTCGTTAATGGCGCAGCATAATATGGCTGCCATGATCATAGAGCCGGGCGCGGCCATGGATTATTTCTCGGGTATTCAGTGGTGGCGCAGCGAGCGCTTAACCGCATTAGTTATTCCGCAAAAAGGTGAGGTAGCCGTGGTTACTCCCTTCTTTGAACAACCCAGTGTGTTAGAAAGTTTAAAAGTGGGCGACGACGTTCGAGTATGGCAAGAACACGAAAGCCCGTTCGATGTGGTCGCTAACATATTAAAATCTCGCAGTATCGAAAGAGGCAATATTGGCTTTGAAAGCAGCGTTCGCTATTTTGTAGTAACAGGCGTAACCAAGGCACTGCCTAATATGAATATTGTAGCAGCCGAGCCGGTTACCCGCGGCTGTAGAATGTATAAAACGGCGGCTGAACTTACCCTTATGCATAAAGCCAACGAAGTCACCCTTCGCGCTTACGAGTATGTATTCAGCAAACTTGAAATTGGCATGAGCCAAGCCCAAGTGAAAAGCTTGATGAATAGCGCACAGCAACAATTGGGCGGCAGTGGCGCATGGTGCTTAGCGTTGTTCAACGACGCCAGTGCGTACCCGCATGGCACCAATGCCAAACAAACCATTAGTGAAGGCTCGGTAATATTGTTAGACAGCGGCTGTAGCGTACATGGGTATCAGTCGGAC
The nucleotide sequence above comes from Alteromonas naphthalenivorans. Encoded proteins:
- a CDS encoding M24 family metallopeptidase, yielding MNKRDFLKLSGAATLAPLTLASTAAFADANDAGSASANSSSSSLQSITSGVSPITNAEREARIKKAQSLMAQHNMAAMIIEPGAAMDYFSGIQWWRSERLTALVIPQKGEVAVVTPFFEQPSVLESLKVGDDVRVWQEHESPFDVVANILKSRSIERGNIGFESSVRYFVVTGVTKALPNMNIVAAEPVTRGCRMYKTAAELTLMHKANEVTLRAYEYVFSKLEIGMSQAQVKSLMNSAQQQLGGSGAWCLALFNDASAYPHGTNAKQTISEGSVILLDSGCSVHGYQSDISRTLVFGKASQQVVDVWNTVREGQNVAFAAAKIGTAAGKVDDAVRKYYVTQGYDKDYALPGLSHRTGHGIGMEGHESVNFVRGETTPLNKGMCFSNEPGLYIPGKFGVRLEDCLYMTDKAPVYFTEPPESIEKPLGKLVPLVV
- the pepP gene encoding Xaa-Pro aminopeptidase, with translation MISAQEFIARQDRLLAQCLPNSVCVIPAAGLVTRSRDTEYLFRQNSDFWYLTGFEEADAWLILSNHPRYGESYRAMVCLPKDKDAEIWQGRRLGAEAALSRFSLDEAFELSELGDALLESLQGQDHLYFALGENEEADAQVNSAVATLRNAPKEALAPKTITDVRPILHEMRVFKSACEVAMMKAAAEITARAHKRAMQYAKPGCFEYQLEAELHHEFAMAGARAPAYSTIVGSGENACILHYTENSSQIQDGDLVLIDAGAEFQGYAADITRTFPVNGKFTKPQREIYELVLKAQESVLAMLGPGITLTDAMTHSAEVITEGLVALGVLKGSVGENLDQKAWRQFYMHGLGHFLGLDVHDVGNYKLNGQDRLLKPGMVLTVEPGIYIASDSDVPEQYKGIGVRIEDDVVVTATGVDILTADVPKTVKDIEALIQPANKESKKENTKEGSKA
- a CDS encoding ribokinase produces the protein MAIINFGSINIDHVYQVDHFVQPGETLASTHYQQLLGGKGANQSIALAQAGADVRHVGSIHENDATFKQTLIKKGVDCRGVKCSETPSGHAIIQVTPSGENAIVLFGGANQTITADTVNKALLDTSSSDWVLTQNETSSIADVLRLAKESQLKVAFNPAPMSESVKALPLDCIDLLIVNETEAAALTDKEELDDILTVFKEQWSHCEVIITLGKAGVMMLRGNDTIEVEAFSVDAVDTTAAGDTFIGYFLSAYSTHTDAKRALIRGCAASAIAVTREGAAQSIPTQKEVDRFLAKHTK
- a CDS encoding M28 family metallopeptidase encodes the protein MAFALLALASIGSASVALPALAQADTPSTVTISDSDLDLYRTHVSTLASDKFEGRGPLSAGETLTVNYLVEAYKALGLKPAFGDSYTQPVPLAKITPSGDMALTLGQHTFAGGSAFTARTQRIVKDITLKNSDVIFVGYGINAPEYNWNDYAGLDVKGKTVVMLVNDPGFASKDPDLFQGNAMTYYGRWTYKYEEAARQGAEAVFIVHETMPAGYGWGVVENSNSNTKFTLVDNNKNLSQVGVMGWLHLNTARTVFEQAGLDYAALKEQATTPGFKPIPMKVKASLTFSNTITHAQSLNVAGVLPGASAADEWVMLHAHWDHLGKSEKNGKTVIYNGAVDNASGVAGVLTLANNLVAQSEQTPFERTLMFSAFTAEETGLLGADHFAKNPPIPTANMVAFLNIDGMNVNNAVDYILQYGEGYSSLEDDLSATAAAQGRSVKLDPRPQNGLFFRSDHFALARQGVPSLLFMSLGDTDPNFIANRYHKADDDYLPSWTLGGVQQDLALIGTMMSNLANGQQWPVWKRDSDFKKKRLIDRPEAPAAGLVETAAETAESEAPKQ
- a CDS encoding UPF0149 family protein, which gives rise to MEKQLDYDSVSNKLSQHGIVVDGAEVHGILCGMLCGGMSLTDQKWLSALSDTINQGENFNDATTYLLNTLFNQTCQQLLEPEFALQLMLPDDQAPINDRGEALINWVHGFMLGFGLHQQDLMQCSADVKEALEDFADIARMEEPMDADEESERALFEVMEYVKISAILCFSELGQSLLDDQQDKPSVH
- a CDS encoding FAD-dependent 2-octaprenylphenol hydroxylase, whose product is MQHADIAIVGGGIVGLTLAAALKDAPCRIAIINKGLIDQPLGDKPGARVSAINQANISALKKADVWQHIDASRANPYNAMHVWDKDSFGDIHFAGNDTGGELESDTLGVIIENLALVNGLAHSVLKQDNVVVIDTTIERVLSSSQQNMLMLENGDALSCRLLVGADGANSFVRKQANFPITFRDYEHTAIVANIRTQQPHENVARQAFTPTGPLALLPMRDPNVCSIVWSQTPDAAKTLQGYSDSEFCNALVAASNNALGPVSLETSRTAFPLTMRYAREWAKDGIVLVGDAAHTIHPLAGQGANLGMQDALALAALLGTLLEEQKDIGQLRYLRPYERARKTEAMKMIAAMDGFKFLFDGNDPLKKLIRGVGLAATDKLSAVKQAFVNHAMGL
- a CDS encoding FAD-dependent oxidoreductase yields the protein MSQQDVVIVGGGIVGCVLAKGLSEQAGLSVTLVDAASPSNAASSSNASSSSNESNVFNPLTDTRVIALARRTVNELNAMGVGLAELAKQNQGKIEHIEVSDKGGIGLTNLSSSEFGINTFGQVVSLSALTHNVMSQSKQYQHIAPATVTHLARETDSTLVTLNNGSTINAKLLVIADGGRSSLAQQVGLTRHTDDYQQVAIIFNAHTSEPHHNKAYERFTKNGPVAFLPFDSEINGHVAKGKGFSVVWTVAREHAESLIQLSPEAFIRRLQQEFGYRQGQITAISELASYPLALSYTDALTSHRAVVVGNAAQALHPIAGQGFNLGLRDIITLVNTLKGVTDPGEFNVLNDYAAKRSKDRTATITLTDTLVRTFSNSHFPLVAARNMALTALNVIPSAKRAFVQQTTGYGRSV
- a CDS encoding multidrug transporter; this translates as MSWVFFTLGAVVMQTVRNALQSKLSAHVDTVGVTLSRFLFAPPIALIYLIILHTVSPQPLPSFGSSLVEASSASFSLSFIVVVLLASVLQIAATAFMVVLFKQKNFAIGAGLAKSEALVAGVLGMLFFGSYLTLLGWIGIGIGGLAVFVLSSGNKAQGLSLKTLLIGIACGTCFALTSLFVREASHMLAMPFVHSAAWVLLWVLCIQAVGLSSYILVTKPQVFKQIVGRLPHCITISAVSCFGSICWFTAMALQHVALVKTLGQLEVLLTLLLAHYWLKNKVTLQEIVGLLLIALAAVLVMWA